The Stomoxys calcitrans chromosome 3, idStoCalc2.1, whole genome shotgun sequence genome includes a region encoding these proteins:
- the LOC106080708 gene encoding ankyrin repeat domain-containing protein 29 isoform X2, whose product MSLKKETPSDVLLHLAALRGDDITLRRVLDSGKVHVDCKDEDGTTPLILSSAGGHTTCVLELLEQGADPNSRRATGTTPLFFAAQGGYLDVVKILIKAGASVDTPSVDGGTPLFVAAQGGHVKLVKELLDCGSNVNACMKDRATPVFISAQNGHRTVLSLLLTAGAYPDTKRIDGATPLWIAAQMGHDHICKVLLQNGANVDAVRCDGATPLFKAAHKGHAAVVTELLKHRPNLALLPNGETALHAAAMFGHMTVVKQLIAAGTDITQINQDGLTALQVARQQKYSSICEYLQERLRILQSRNQQS is encoded by the exons AAAGAAACCCCCTCTGATGTTTTGTTGCATTTGGCTGCCTTGCGGGGTGATGATATTACACTAAGACGAGTCTTGGATAGTGGGAAGGTACATGTGGATTGTAAAGATGAg GATGGTACAACACCCCTAATTTTGTCTTCAGCTGGAGGTCATACAACATGTGTGTTGGAATTGCTGGAACAAGGTGCAGACCCAAATAGCAGGCGTGCCACTGGTACGACACCTTTATTTTTTGCCGCCCAAGGTGGTTATTTGGATGTGGTGAAGATACTGATAAAGGCGGGGGCCAGTGTGGACAcaccttcggtg GATGGAGGCACTCCTCTATTTGTAGCTGCCCAAGGTGGTCATGTAAAATTGGTTAAAGAGCTTTTGGACTGTGGCTCAAATGTAAATGCCTGTATGAAG GATCGTGCCACACCGGTGTTTATATCAGCCCAGAATGGCCATAGAACGGTACTATCTTTGTTATTGACAGCGGGAGCCTATCCGGATACAAAACGTATAGATGGAGCCACACCTCTATGGATAGCAGCACAAATGGGCCATGATCATATATGTAAGGTTCTATTACAAAACGGGGCTAATGTGGATGCGGTAAGATGTGATGGGGCCACCCCTCTGTTTAAGGCGGCGCACAAAGGTCATGCAGCAGTGGTGACGGAATTATTAAAACATCGCCCTAATTTAGCCCTATTGCCA AATGGAGAAACCGCCTTACATGCAGCCGCCATGTTTGGTCATATGACAGTGGTGAAGCAATTGATAGCGGCCGGCACTGATATCACCCAAATCAATCAGGATGGCTTGACGGCATTGCAAGTGGCTCGTCAGCAAAAATATTCCTCTATATGTGAATATCTGCAAGAACGTTTAAGAATTTTGCAAAGTCGAAATCAACAGAGTTAA
- the LOC106080708 gene encoding ankyrin repeat domain-containing protein 29 isoform X1, with amino-acid sequence MQRYGEKKETPSDVLLHLAALRGDDITLRRVLDSGKVHVDCKDEDGTTPLILSSAGGHTTCVLELLEQGADPNSRRATGTTPLFFAAQGGYLDVVKILIKAGASVDTPSVDGGTPLFVAAQGGHVKLVKELLDCGSNVNACMKDRATPVFISAQNGHRTVLSLLLTAGAYPDTKRIDGATPLWIAAQMGHDHICKVLLQNGANVDAVRCDGATPLFKAAHKGHAAVVTELLKHRPNLALLPNGETALHAAAMFGHMTVVKQLIAAGTDITQINQDGLTALQVARQQKYSSICEYLQERLRILQSRNQQS; translated from the exons AAAGAAACCCCCTCTGATGTTTTGTTGCATTTGGCTGCCTTGCGGGGTGATGATATTACACTAAGACGAGTCTTGGATAGTGGGAAGGTACATGTGGATTGTAAAGATGAg GATGGTACAACACCCCTAATTTTGTCTTCAGCTGGAGGTCATACAACATGTGTGTTGGAATTGCTGGAACAAGGTGCAGACCCAAATAGCAGGCGTGCCACTGGTACGACACCTTTATTTTTTGCCGCCCAAGGTGGTTATTTGGATGTGGTGAAGATACTGATAAAGGCGGGGGCCAGTGTGGACAcaccttcggtg GATGGAGGCACTCCTCTATTTGTAGCTGCCCAAGGTGGTCATGTAAAATTGGTTAAAGAGCTTTTGGACTGTGGCTCAAATGTAAATGCCTGTATGAAG GATCGTGCCACACCGGTGTTTATATCAGCCCAGAATGGCCATAGAACGGTACTATCTTTGTTATTGACAGCGGGAGCCTATCCGGATACAAAACGTATAGATGGAGCCACACCTCTATGGATAGCAGCACAAATGGGCCATGATCATATATGTAAGGTTCTATTACAAAACGGGGCTAATGTGGATGCGGTAAGATGTGATGGGGCCACCCCTCTGTTTAAGGCGGCGCACAAAGGTCATGCAGCAGTGGTGACGGAATTATTAAAACATCGCCCTAATTTAGCCCTATTGCCA AATGGAGAAACCGCCTTACATGCAGCCGCCATGTTTGGTCATATGACAGTGGTGAAGCAATTGATAGCGGCCGGCACTGATATCACCCAAATCAATCAGGATGGCTTGACGGCATTGCAAGTGGCTCGTCAGCAAAAATATTCCTCTATATGTGAATATCTGCAAGAACGTTTAAGAATTTTGCAAAGTCGAAATCAACAGAGTTAA